A genomic window from Acinetobacter chinensis includes:
- the tatC gene encoding twin-arginine translocase subunit TatC: MEQTPPFEEMPLTKHLIILRRHLFKIVGLIIVLFFCLLPFANKTYQMMSEPLRAQLPVSSSMIATDVTATFMAPFKLNFFIALMLAMPFIIYQIWAFVKPALYEKEKSLALPLLLGSISLFYAGIAFAYFVALPSILHFFISVSPETVAPMTDINSYLSFCLKLFLVFGLTFEIPVITLLLIIIGLVSTQQLIEKRRFIIVGCFFVAMFVTPPDALSMIMLAVPMWLLFEIGLFLGKLIEKKREADA; this comes from the coding sequence ATGGAGCAAACTCCTCCTTTTGAGGAAATGCCATTAACAAAGCATCTGATTATTCTTCGGCGTCATCTGTTTAAAATTGTGGGGCTGATCATTGTTCTGTTTTTTTGCTTACTTCCCTTTGCAAATAAAACCTACCAGATGATGTCAGAACCTTTACGGGCGCAGTTGCCTGTTTCATCGTCAATGATTGCGACAGATGTTACAGCGACCTTTATGGCACCATTTAAGCTGAACTTCTTCATTGCTCTTATGCTGGCGATGCCTTTTATCATTTATCAGATCTGGGCATTTGTGAAACCGGCATTGTATGAAAAAGAGAAATCGCTGGCTTTACCATTACTGCTGGGCAGTATTTCCCTGTTTTATGCAGGAATCGCTTTTGCGTACTTTGTCGCACTGCCTTCCATCCTGCATTTCTTTATCAGTGTATCACCCGAAACAGTCGCCCCCATGACTGACATCAACAGTTATCTGAGCTTCTGTCTTAAGCTGTTCCTGGTTTTTGGTCTGACCTTTGAAATACCTGTCATTACCCTTCTGCTGATCATTATTGGACTGGTGTCTACACAGCAGTTGATTGAAAAAAGAAGATTTATTATTGTTGGCTGTTTTTTTGTTGCCATGTTCGTTACTCCGCCCGATGCACTGTCAATGATCATGCTTGCTGTTCCGATGTGGCTGCTATTTGAGATTGGTTTATTTTTAGGAAAACTCATCGAGAAAAAACGCGAAGCGGATGCTTAA
- a CDS encoding PhoX family protein: MTEQMPFNDDYDSNNSGNAEFSELFNKKITRRDLITKTAGGAVALTLAASLTGCNDDDNNELTPTTPVAPDKNKTPDSLKFKAVNKNVLDQVTVPEGYEARVLYALGDPISNGLSEWDENNIPTGASFVRRSGECHDGMTFFGMTSDRFDANQSDSGLLVMNHEYVDDKKILHPAVNTISAAVRSEDEALREINCHGVSVIELKKDSKTQLVGINKASVFNRRITAASRIEYTGPVKGSDLVKTRFSPNGDFGLGTINNCGNGYTPWGTYLTTEENFNQYFSRDDAGRDANSIVALDRYKIPAASSYKWHTVKATEDSRTNDIKDLNIQDIYDRWLTKVSGAEAKDDFRNTTNTFGWIVEIDPFNGSHYPVKRTALGRFAHEDCRASRAIAGQPLAFYMGDDSQGEYIYKFVSDALWDAKDVNGGYTAGDKYMNSGKLYVAKFNFDTATQKSTGEWVELNIKNPLIAAYAKYRFADQADVLVNTRLAADAVGATKMDRPEWVAVNPKNGEVYVTLTNNSSRGTSHPLDAANPRNYADADKGGNPKGNINGHIIRFKETGDVVTASTFTWDIFLFGAEEDSVQDVNLSKLGADNDFSSPDGMWFDPRGVLWIQTDDGSYTDETNCMMLAALPGQVGDGQVKTSAGLATPTGAELDNTKLRRFLTGPAGCEITGVTMTPDYKAIFINIQHPGNSWPANHPSALNLSKAVLGSRPRSATLVITRKDGGAIAGEALETTKA, from the coding sequence ATGACTGAGCAAATGCCTTTTAACGATGATTATGATAGTAACAATTCGGGGAATGCTGAATTTTCAGAACTGTTTAATAAGAAAATTACACGTCGTGACTTAATCACAAAAACTGCGGGAGGGGCTGTTGCACTGACGCTGGCAGCTTCTTTGACAGGTTGTAACGACGATGACAACAACGAGCTGACGCCAACCACACCTGTAGCACCTGATAAAAATAAAACACCGGATTCATTAAAATTTAAAGCAGTCAATAAAAACGTACTGGATCAGGTTACTGTTCCTGAAGGTTATGAAGCACGTGTTCTTTATGCACTTGGTGACCCGATATCCAATGGACTCTCAGAATGGGACGAAAATAATATTCCAACAGGCGCGTCTTTTGTACGTCGCTCAGGAGAATGTCATGATGGTATGACTTTCTTTGGCATGACCAGTGACCGCTTTGATGCAAACCAGTCAGACTCAGGTTTACTGGTGATGAATCATGAATATGTCGATGACAAAAAAATTCTGCATCCTGCTGTCAATACAATCAGTGCAGCAGTCCGCTCAGAAGATGAAGCGCTGCGTGAAATTAACTGTCACGGCGTTTCAGTGATTGAACTGAAAAAAGACAGCAAAACACAGCTGGTCGGCATCAACAAGGCTTCCGTATTCAACCGCCGTATTACCGCTGCATCACGCATTGAATATACCGGCCCAGTAAAAGGCAGTGATCTGGTTAAAACCCGATTCAGTCCAAATGGTGACTTCGGTTTAGGCACCATTAACAACTGTGGTAACGGTTATACCCCTTGGGGCACCTACCTGACCACTGAAGAAAACTTTAACCAGTATTTCTCCCGTGATGATGCAGGTCGCGATGCCAACAGTATTGTGGCACTGGATCGTTATAAGATTCCTGCGGCAAGCTCATACAAATGGCATACCGTAAAAGCGACTGAAGACTCACGTACAAATGATATTAAAGACCTGAATATTCAGGACATCTATGATCGCTGGTTAACCAAAGTATCTGGTGCTGAAGCAAAAGATGACTTCCGTAACACGACCAACACTTTTGGCTGGATTGTAGAGATTGATCCATTTAATGGCAGTCACTACCCTGTCAAGCGTACTGCACTTGGTCGTTTTGCTCACGAAGACTGCCGTGCAAGCCGTGCGATTGCAGGTCAGCCACTCGCATTTTATATGGGTGATGACTCTCAGGGCGAATACATCTATAAGTTTGTCTCTGATGCACTTTGGGATGCCAAAGATGTCAATGGTGGTTATACCGCTGGTGACAAATACATGAACAGTGGCAAACTTTATGTTGCGAAGTTTAACTTCGATACCGCTACACAGAAATCAACAGGCGAATGGGTAGAACTGAATATCAAAAACCCACTGATCGCAGCTTATGCAAAATACAGATTTGCAGATCAGGCTGACGTACTGGTGAATACCCGCCTTGCAGCAGATGCTGTTGGCGCAACAAAAATGGATCGTCCTGAGTGGGTTGCTGTCAATCCTAAAAATGGTGAAGTCTACGTAACCTTAACCAACAACAGCAGCCGTGGTACTTCTCATCCTCTGGATGCTGCAAACCCGCGTAACTATGCAGATGCTGACAAAGGCGGTAACCCTAAAGGAAATATCAACGGTCATATCATCCGCTTCAAAGAAACGGGAGATGTAGTGACCGCATCAACCTTCACCTGGGATATTTTCCTTTTTGGTGCTGAAGAAGACTCTGTACAGGACGTTAATCTGTCAAAACTCGGTGCTGACAATGACTTCTCAAGCCCAGACGGTATGTGGTTCGATCCACGTGGTGTTCTGTGGATTCAGACAGATGATGGTTCTTATACGGATGAAACCAACTGTATGATGCTTGCGGCACTTCCAGGTCAGGTTGGTGATGGTCAGGTAAAAACCTCTGCTGGTCTGGCAACGCCTACAGGTGCAGAACTGGATAACACAAAACTCCGTCGTTTCCTCACAGGTCCTGCGGGTTGTGAAATTACCGGTGTGACCATGACACCTGACTACAAAGCTATCTTTATCAACATTCAGCACCCAGGAAACAGCTGGCCTGCAAACCACCCATCTGCACTGAATCTAAGTAAGGCAGTTTTAGGCTCCCGTCCGCGCTCTGCAACACTGGTCATTACCCGTAAAGACGGCGGTGCAATTGCTGGCGAAGCACTGGAAACCACCAAAGCTTAA
- a CDS encoding NRDE family protein, protein MCIVAFAWQVLEDMPLCLISNRDEFYHRPTRGLHQWQDSPVVAGQDLQSGGSWMGVTEQGRWAIVTNFRDGADRQSYPTSRGDLIRSYLESDQTPIRFAQELEKNQRDYAGFNLFMGNVQQAVYMSNRGEAPQVLPKGVYVVSNGLMSDDWEKTRHLRKRFTQEFLPMLQLSGNEQSVSEADLQHAVWELLEDERKIIPALLPETGIDAQMEELLSSTFIQSPVYGTRCSNFLRINHADIHWLEKSQQGETQGQMVDLRLPLKTA, encoded by the coding sequence ATGTGTATTGTTGCGTTTGCATGGCAGGTCCTTGAAGACATGCCTTTATGCCTGATTTCAAATCGGGATGAGTTTTATCATCGTCCGACCCGCGGTCTGCACCAATGGCAGGACAGTCCGGTGGTGGCTGGACAGGATTTACAGTCCGGTGGCAGCTGGATGGGGGTAACGGAACAGGGACGCTGGGCAATCGTGACCAATTTCAGGGATGGGGCAGACAGGCAGAGCTATCCAACTTCACGGGGTGATCTCATCCGCTCATATCTGGAGTCGGATCAGACACCGATCCGTTTTGCCCAGGAGCTAGAAAAAAATCAGCGGGATTATGCAGGCTTTAATCTGTTTATGGGAAACGTACAGCAGGCGGTCTATATGAGCAACAGAGGAGAAGCTCCTCAGGTTTTGCCCAAAGGCGTATATGTCGTATCCAATGGGCTGATGAGTGATGACTGGGAAAAAACCCGACATTTGCGTAAACGTTTCACACAGGAATTTTTACCGATGCTCCAGCTGTCAGGAAATGAGCAGAGTGTTTCAGAAGCAGATTTACAGCATGCGGTATGGGAACTGCTGGAAGATGAGCGGAAAATTATCCCGGCATTACTTCCTGAGACAGGTATTGATGCTCAGATGGAGGAACTGCTGTCTTCGACATTTATTCAGAGTCCAGTGTATGGAACCCGATGTTCCAATTTTCTGAGAATCAATCATGCTGATATTCACTGGCTGGAAAAAAGTCAGCAGGGCGAAACTCAGGGGCAAATGGTTGATCTGCGTCTGCCACTGAAAACAGCCTGA
- the lgt gene encoding prolipoprotein diacylglyceryl transferase: MLTYPNIDPIAVALGPLQVHWYGLMYLLAFLFAWGLATHRARQRDGWTSEMVSDLIFYGALGVVVGGRVGYVFFYGFEQFLANPLWLFQVWTGGMSFHGGFLGVMIAMLLWCKKYNKTWFQTLDFIAPCVPTGLMFGRIGNFIGGELYGRPVGDPNFALGMIFPTDPLGLVRHPSQLYQALAEGLILFIVLWWFSSKPRPRYAVSALFLIGYGIARFTVEFFREPDNGQLFIAWMSKGQFLTIPMILAGAAMMWYAYQKKIYDWGPQKNTTH; this comes from the coding sequence ATGCTGACCTATCCGAATATTGACCCCATTGCTGTTGCTTTGGGACCACTACAGGTTCACTGGTATGGACTGATGTATTTACTGGCATTTTTATTTGCCTGGGGACTTGCAACACATCGTGCCAGACAACGGGATGGCTGGACCTCTGAAATGGTGTCTGACCTGATTTTCTATGGCGCGCTGGGTGTCGTGGTCGGTGGTCGTGTGGGTTATGTCTTCTTTTATGGCTTTGAGCAGTTCCTTGCCAACCCTCTGTGGCTGTTCCAGGTCTGGACAGGAGGCATGAGTTTCCACGGCGGATTCCTTGGTGTCATGATTGCCATGCTGCTCTGGTGTAAAAAATACAACAAGACATGGTTTCAGACCCTGGATTTCATTGCACCCTGTGTTCCGACCGGTCTCATGTTTGGTCGTATCGGGAACTTTATTGGGGGTGAACTTTACGGACGTCCCGTCGGTGACCCCAACTTTGCACTGGGCATGATTTTCCCAACCGACCCACTGGGTCTGGTCAGACATCCGTCACAGCTGTATCAGGCACTGGCTGAAGGTCTGATTCTGTTTATTGTACTGTGGTGGTTCAGCTCGAAGCCCCGTCCACGTTACGCTGTTTCTGCTCTGTTCCTGATCGGTTATGGTATTGCCCGCTTTACTGTCGAGTTCTTCCGCGAACCGGATAACGGACAGTTATTTATTGCCTGGATGAGTAAAGGTCAGTTCCTGACTATTCCAATGATTCTGGCTGGTGCTGCGATGATGTGGTACGCCTACCAGAAGAAAATTTATGACTGGGGTCCTCAGAAAAATACGACCCATTAA
- a CDS encoding peptidoglycan amidohydrolase family protein, producing the protein MIYDQGTDVSSDVYAPAEVRVALRSGSTDHGSQTSSRAKSYTSASAQRVDIDKFTQKLQSITRLTSTQRCARSIRVALESAGAKVKGHPVAAADWGGTLTKIGYRKINPSFENPKKGDIYIIDRNGSSKYGHIAGYSGSNWVSDYKQSGYAVYRNKNVNYSYYRLDH; encoded by the coding sequence ATGATTTACGATCAGGGAACAGATGTGAGCAGTGATGTATATGCTCCAGCCGAGGTAAGAGTTGCGTTACGTTCAGGGTCTACAGATCACGGTTCGCAAACATCATCCAGAGCGAAAAGCTACACATCAGCCAGTGCACAGCGTGTTGATATTGACAAGTTTACCCAGAAACTTCAGTCCATTACCCGCCTGACCAGTACTCAGCGTTGTGCCAGAAGTATCCGTGTTGCACTTGAGTCTGCCGGAGCTAAAGTGAAAGGACATCCTGTTGCCGCAGCGGACTGGGGTGGTACCTTGACTAAAATTGGTTATCGTAAAATCAACCCTTCTTTTGAAAATCCTAAAAAAGGCGATATCTATATTATTGACCGCAACGGTTCGAGTAAGTATGGGCATATTGCCGGTTATTCAGGTTCAAACTGGGTATCTGACTATAAGCAGTCAGGTTATGCGGTTTATCGGAATAAAAATGTAAATTACAGTTATTACCGTCTGGATCACTGA
- the thyA gene encoding thymidylate synthase: MRTYLDLLQHILDNGGDKGDRTGTGTRSVFGHQMRFDLNQGFPLLTTKKVHFRSIVIELLWFLKGDTNVQYLQDNKVSIWDEWSTAEQTARFGRPAGELGPVYGHQWRNFGATEKADGLYEQNGFDQIKWLINEIKTNPNSRRLIVSGWNPNEAGRVALPPCHTLFQFFVHNGKLSCQLYQRSADVFLGVPFNIASYALLTHMIAQVCGLGVGDFVWTGGDTHLYANHFEQAQLQLTREPLPLCQLKLNPEIKDIFDFKFEDIEITGYESHPAIKAPVAV; the protein is encoded by the coding sequence ATGAGAACGTATTTAGACCTTCTGCAACATATCCTGGACAACGGCGGCGACAAAGGCGACCGTACCGGTACAGGTACCCGTTCGGTATTTGGTCATCAGATGCGTTTTGATTTAAACCAGGGTTTTCCTTTACTGACCACAAAAAAAGTTCATTTCCGCTCTATTGTGATTGAACTGCTGTGGTTCCTCAAAGGCGACACCAATGTTCAGTATTTACAGGACAACAAAGTCTCCATCTGGGATGAATGGTCAACTGCCGAACAGACTGCGCGTTTTGGACGTCCAGCAGGAGAGCTTGGACCTGTTTATGGTCATCAGTGGCGTAATTTTGGCGCAACCGAAAAAGCAGATGGTTTATATGAGCAGAATGGATTTGATCAGATCAAATGGCTCATCAATGAAATTAAAACCAATCCAAATTCACGCCGTCTGATTGTATCTGGATGGAATCCAAACGAAGCAGGACGGGTTGCTTTACCTCCATGTCATACCCTGTTTCAGTTCTTCGTCCATAACGGAAAACTCTCCTGTCAGCTGTATCAGCGCAGTGCAGATGTATTTCTGGGGGTACCGTTCAACATTGCAAGTTATGCCTTGCTGACCCATATGATTGCTCAGGTCTGTGGACTGGGTGTCGGTGATTTTGTCTGGACTGGCGGCGATACACATTTATATGCCAACCATTTTGAACAGGCACAGTTACAACTGACCCGTGAACCTTTGCCATTGTGCCAGCTGAAACTGAACCCCGAAATTAAAGATATTTTTGATTTTAAATTTGAAGATATTGAAATTACAGGCTACGAATCACACCCTGCCATCAAAGCACCTGTTGCTGTCTGA